The genomic stretch CATGGAGGAGAAACATATTGTGGGTCGATACAGTAAATCCCGTAATGCTATAGTCCGAGGTTGAACCAATGCCATAGCCAAAAATGGGGCGTTCTAAAAACATCTGCCATGCTTTTTCCAGAATGCCCTTTCGCTCCAGCGCTGAAGGATCAAACAATGTGTTGCCGCTGATAATGTCGCTGCCCCGCTCAAACATCTGTTCATTCACCAAACTCAGAGTTGTAAAGCGATCGCCCTCTCCCGAAAATACCAGCACCAGTACCAGAGTGCTAACGCCTAAAATCCAGAGTCCGGCTTGCCTATAGGGCAGAATACGGGTTAGACACAGCAGCAGCACGGCTGCAACCCACGCCAACATGCCTCCGCGCGAAAGCGTGATCATTACGCCCAGCCCGACCATGAGTATCCAGGGAATGCGAATTTTTTTGGGAAATATCCCCACCGTCAACACCATTCCCAGCGACAGCGCATAGGCACAGTCATTTGGGTCCATATATAGACCTGAAACCCGATTATCAACCAGACCCAGGAAAGCAAATGGATCTAGCAGCTGGTAGCAATTATTGAGAACACCCAGCATCGTCGCCCCAACCAGCGCAAATCTAGCCCACTGCTGAACTTGTGAGTCTGCCAATAGACAGGCTGTTACAAGCAAGAAAACAGCGGAGAAGCATCGATCGATCAGGGCACGCAGGGCAGGCGTAGAGGCAGGAAACCAAGCGTAGGAAATTACAGCCAGGAGAATATAGCCTGCACACCAGTAAAGAATTCCTGCCGAAGGAAATTTTAGCTTTCCCAACAGAAACAGGGGAACTGTCAGTGCGAAATAGGGCAGCATCCACCCGACAGGACTGACGATAATTTGCTGAACAGCGATATAGGAATCCAGAAATGTAAAAAAGAAAAATATAACGCCAACGGCTAGAAGCCCCTGGTAATAAAGTAGTTCTTTGCCTTGCTGCTGGGACGTGATCATGGCTATAACCGATCGGGAACTGGAGTATTTAATAGTCAATTAGCTCTAAATATTGGTCTGTCGCCTTTTCAAAAGAGCCAAGATCGATCGCTCTCTGCATCAGGAAGTTTTCACTGACGGGCGGTTCTTCGAGGGTTCGCCGCATTGCTTCAGATAGGGCAATTTCATCGCCTACGGGAACCAGAATGCCATAGGTGCCTGCCGCCAGAATTTCTCGCGGTCCACTGAGGCAGTCAGTAGAAATCACAGGACAGCCACAAGCCATTGCTTCAATCAGGACATTGGGCAATCCCTCTGAGCGGGAAGAGAGGACAAAGGCAACTGCTCTGCCCATATAGGCATAGGGATTATCCACAAATCCTGGCAGCGAGACATCCTCGGCAACTCCTAAATCCTTCGCCAAATTTTCCAGCTCTGTTCTCAGCTCTCCCTCTCCCAGAATGAGCAGTCGCGCTTGCTTTTCCTGCCGCAGCCGGGCAAAGGCTTTGATCAGGGTAGAGAAATCTTTGAGTTCAATCAAACGTCCCGCCGCTAAAAAAACCGGAGGGGTATCGCGATCGAACCAGGGATGATTCAGCGGTGCCGTGGCTTTAATCAGCAGTTCACGGTTAACGACTGGATTGTAAATTGTTCTCACCTTCCCAGCCTCAAAGTGCAGGTATTTCTCCAGATCCCTGGATGTTGCTTCAGAAACAGCTACCACAAATTCCGCGTGGGGATAAACTAGCTTCATTAAACG from Leptolyngbya ohadii IS1 encodes the following:
- a CDS encoding O-antigen ligase family protein → MITSQQQGKELLYYQGLLAVGVIFFFFTFLDSYIAVQQIIVSPVGWMLPYFALTVPLFLLGKLKFPSAGILYWCAGYILLAVISYAWFPASTPALRALIDRCFSAVFLLVTACLLADSQVQQWARFALVGATMLGVLNNCYQLLDPFAFLGLVDNRVSGLYMDPNDCAYALSLGMVLTVGIFPKKIRIPWILMVGLGVMITLSRGGMLAWVAAVLLLCLTRILPYRQAGLWILGVSTLVLVLVFSGEGDRFTTLSLVNEQMFERGSDIISGNTLFDPSALERKGILEKAWQMFLERPIFGYGIGSTSDYSITGFTVSTHNMFLLHAAEYGIVGFLILPLIIYASTRWATGETRKIAAVFILVILISSLFSHTVLDLRSYLIGFALMAAMSATHQAHFDPALQIRNGRGNP
- a CDS encoding glycosyltransferase: MKRIAFFIPNLKDGGAERVVVNLLKGMSDRGVPLDLVLAQAEGSFLSQVPGNVRIIDLEASRVAKAILPLSRYLQQQKPWALVSHLNYANVATVLAKQIARTKTRLVLVEHNTVSAHKTKVRRFKWVNRLMKLVYPHAEFVVAVSEATSRDLEKYLHFEAGKVRTIYNPVVNRELLIKATAPLNHPWFDRDTPPVFLAAGRLIELKDFSTLIKAFARLRQEKQARLLILGEGELRTELENLAKDLGVAEDVSLPGFVDNPYAYMGRAVAFVLSSRSEGLPNVLIEAMACGCPVISTDCLSGPREILAAGTYGILVPVGDEIALSEAMRRTLEEPPVSENFLMQRAIDLGSFEKATDQYLELIDY